The Gemmatimonadota bacterium genomic sequence GCACACCGGAGTTCGCGCTGCCCGCGCTGCGCGCGCTGCTGGACGAGCAGCATGATGTGGTCGGCGTGGTCACGCAGCCGGACCGGCCGGCAGGGCGGGGAAGGATGCTGCAGCCGCCGCCACTCAAGACCTTTGCCCTGGCCGAGGCGATCCCCGTCTTGCAACCCGAGCGGGCCCGTGGCCCCGAGTTCCTCGAGAGCCTCGCCCGCCTCGCGCCGGAAATATCCATTGTGGTCGCCTACGGTCAGATCCTGAAGCGCGAGTTGCTCGAATTGCCGCCCCTCGGCTCGCTCAACCTGCACGCCTCGCTCCTCCCCGAGCTGCGCGGCGCCGCGCCCATCCACTGGGCCATCATGCGAGGCCACCGGCAGACCGGTATCACCATCATGCGCATGGTCGAGCGCATGGATGCCGGGCCGGTGCTCTTCCAGGTCAGTGAGCCCATCGGCCCACAAGAGACGGCCAGCGAGCTGGCTGCGCGCCTCAGCGAAATCGGCGCAGAAGCGCTTGTCGATGCGCTGGCGCTCCTGGAGGCGGGCGAGCTCAGGGAACTCGAGCAGGAGGAATCCCGGGCCAGCTATGCGCCGCGCCTGACCCGCGAGGACGCGCGCGTGGACTGGACGGCGGACGCCGAGGGCGTGGCCCGCCGCATCCGCGGCCTGGACGAAGAGCCCGGCGCCTGGACCATGCTCGGCGAGGCGGAACTGAAGCTGTACCGTCCCCGCCCGGTGCCGGCGCGGCCCGGCGATGCCCAGCCCGGCGCAGTGCTGGAAGTGGTGCCACACGACGTCGCGGCCGGCATGCTGGTGGCCTGCGGCAGCGGCGCCGTCTGGGTACGGGAAGTGAAGCCCGGCGGCAAACGCCGGATGACCACGGCAGAGTGGCTGCGGGGCCGGGGGGCTGCCGTGGGGGATCGGTTGACGTGACGCGGCCCAGGCTGCCCCGCCTGCACCTCGTGACGGATGCGTCCGTCGTCCGGGCGCCGGACTTCCTCCGGCATGCCGAGGGGCTCCTGGCTGCGCACGGACCGGCCATCGCGCTGCACCTGCGCGCCCATGGCCTTCGAGGAGGGGAGCTCTGCCGCCTGGGCGTAAGACTTGCCGCCGCGTCCCGCGCCGCCGCAGCCCTGTTC encodes the following:
- a CDS encoding methionyl-tRNA formyltransferase, whose product is MRILFWGTPEFALPALRALLDEQHDVVGVVTQPDRPAGRGRMLQPPPLKTFALAEAIPVLQPERARGPEFLESLARLAPEISIVVAYGQILKRELLELPPLGSLNLHASLLPELRGAAPIHWAIMRGHRQTGITIMRMVERMDAGPVLFQVSEPIGPQETASELAARLSEIGAEALVDALALLEAGELRELEQEESRASYAPRLTREDARVDWTADAEGVARRIRGLDEEPGAWTMLGEAELKLYRPRPVPARPGDAQPGAVLEVVPHDVAAGMLVACGSGAVWVREVKPGGKRRMTTAEWLRGRGAAVGDRLT